A region from the uncultured Stenotrophomonas sp. genome encodes:
- a CDS encoding putative S-methyl-5'-thioinosine phosphorylase (Evidence 3 : Function proposed based on presence of conserved amino acid motif, structural feature or limited homology), with translation MGNIELAVIGGTGVYKLAALDNVQSHEVQTRYGAPSGPVRVGLLNGRRVAFLARHGEGHSIPPHKINYRANLAALAQLGASRVLALNTVGGITDAFGPRVLACPDQLIDYTWGRVSTLCEEEGSDVLHVDFGHPYTPSLRAHVLAAARARNVAVHDGGCYGATQGPRLETIAEIARMRRDGCDLVGMTGMPEAGLARELGLEYACLAIVANWAAGCGDAAEITMEEVLANVAAASAGLPGLVGELARG, from the coding sequence ATGGGCAATATCGAACTGGCCGTGATCGGCGGCACCGGCGTCTACAAACTGGCCGCATTGGACAACGTGCAAAGCCATGAGGTGCAGACCCGTTACGGCGCGCCGTCCGGCCCGGTACGCGTCGGCCTGTTGAACGGCCGGCGCGTGGCATTCCTCGCCCGTCACGGCGAGGGCCATTCGATCCCGCCGCACAAGATCAACTACCGCGCCAACCTTGCCGCGCTCGCGCAGCTGGGCGCCAGCCGCGTGCTGGCGCTGAACACCGTCGGCGGCATCACCGACGCGTTCGGCCCGCGCGTGCTGGCCTGCCCCGACCAGTTGATCGACTACACGTGGGGCCGTGTTTCCACACTGTGCGAGGAAGAAGGCAGCGACGTGCTGCACGTCGATTTCGGCCATCCGTACACGCCGTCGTTGCGCGCGCACGTACTGGCGGCGGCGCGTGCGCGCAACGTCGCCGTGCATGACGGAGGCTGCTATGGCGCCACCCAGGGGCCGCGCCTGGAAACCATCGCCGAGATCGCGCGCATGCGCCGCGATGGCTGCGACCTGGTCGGCATGACCGGCATGCCCGAAGCCGGATTGGCGCGCGAACTGGGGTTGGAATACGCCTGCCTGGCCATCGTCGCCAACTGGGCGGCCGGCTGCGGCGACGCGGCCGAGATCACGATGGAGGAAGTGCTGGCGAATGTCGCTGCGGCGTCGGCAGGCCTGCCCGGGCTGGTGGGCGAATTGGCGCGGGGGTGA
- a CDS encoding Hypoxanthine-guanine phosphoribosyltransferase, with the protein MSKLTLEQAVAQADLLVDRTAIDAAIAAIADAIARDYKGEVPVFLSIMNGALPFAGQLALELGARGQDAQFDYMQASRYHGESGGELVWKHRPVSALFGRRVLLVDDILDEGFTLQGVRQWCLEQGATDVRVAVLAVKKHDRCLPDVQADYAGVELPDRFVFGFGMDVSEALRPLPAIYAMKQ; encoded by the coding sequence ATGTCCAAACTCACTCTCGAACAAGCCGTGGCCCAGGCCGACCTGCTGGTCGACCGCACTGCCATCGATGCGGCCATCGCCGCCATCGCCGACGCCATTGCCCGCGATTACAAGGGCGAGGTGCCGGTGTTCCTGTCGATCATGAACGGCGCGCTGCCGTTCGCCGGCCAGCTCGCGCTGGAACTGGGCGCACGCGGCCAGGACGCGCAGTTCGACTACATGCAGGCCTCGCGCTACCACGGCGAGAGCGGCGGCGAGCTGGTGTGGAAGCATCGCCCGGTGTCGGCGCTGTTCGGCCGCCGCGTGCTGCTGGTGGACGACATCCTCGACGAAGGCTTCACCCTGCAGGGCGTGCGCCAGTGGTGCCTGGAGCAGGGCGCCACCGACGTGCGCGTCGCCGTGCTGGCGGTCAAGAAGCACGACCGCTGCCTGCCCGACGTGCAGGCCGACTATGCCGGCGTCGAACTGCCGGACCGCTTCGTGTTCGGTTTCGGCATGGACGTCAGCGAAGCGCTGCGCCCGCTGCCGGCCATCTACGCGATGAAGCAATAA
- the nagZ gene encoding Beta-hexosaminidase: MLLIGVAGTELTAPERDWLQHDAVAGVVLFKRNFASRAQVTELTAAIRAATARPLLVAVDQEGGRVQRFREGFTELPPLDGFGKLHASDPQAALALAEQHAWLMASEIRASGLDLSFAPVVDVGHGNLAIGNRAFAEDPQVVAALTGAYVRGMHGAGMAATLKHFPGHGTVREDTHVDVAIDPRPLHALEAHDLLPFRAGIAAGADAVMMAHVVYPQVAPEPAGYSPRWINAILREQIGFRGVVFSDDIGMAASFAAGGVKARVDAHLDAGCDVVLVCHPELVEESLRAVEGRSLNTAALLGLIAHGALGWGGLLADARHGDTRNRLLENLGRTA, encoded by the coding sequence ATGCTTCTGATCGGCGTCGCCGGCACCGAACTGACCGCGCCCGAACGCGACTGGCTGCAGCATGACGCCGTGGCCGGCGTGGTGCTGTTCAAGCGCAATTTCGCCTCGCGCGCGCAGGTGACCGAGCTGACCGCCGCGATCCGCGCCGCCACCGCGCGCCCGCTGTTGGTTGCGGTGGATCAGGAAGGCGGGCGCGTGCAGCGCTTCCGCGAGGGCTTCACCGAGCTGCCGCCGCTGGACGGCTTCGGCAAGCTGCATGCAAGCGACCCGCAGGCCGCGCTGGCACTGGCCGAGCAGCACGCCTGGCTGATGGCCAGCGAAATCCGCGCCAGCGGGCTGGACCTGAGCTTCGCCCCGGTGGTGGACGTGGGCCACGGCAATCTCGCCATCGGCAACCGCGCCTTCGCTGAAGACCCGCAGGTCGTGGCGGCATTGACCGGGGCCTACGTGCGCGGCATGCACGGTGCCGGCATGGCCGCCACGCTCAAGCATTTCCCCGGCCACGGCACGGTGCGTGAGGACACCCATGTCGATGTCGCCATCGACCCGCGCCCGCTGCACGCGCTGGAGGCGCACGATCTGCTACCGTTCCGCGCCGGCATCGCCGCCGGGGCCGATGCGGTGATGATGGCCCACGTCGTCTACCCGCAGGTCGCGCCGGAGCCGGCCGGCTACTCGCCGCGCTGGATCAACGCGATCCTGCGCGAGCAGATTGGCTTCCGCGGCGTGGTGTTCTCCGACGACATCGGCATGGCGGCTTCGTTCGCCGCCGGCGGGGTCAAGGCCCGGGTCGATGCCCATCTGGATGCCGGTTGCGACGTGGTGCTGGTCTGCCACCCGGAACTGGTCGAAGAATCGCTGCGCGCCGTGGAAGGCCGCAGCCTCAACACCGCCGCGTTGCTGGGGCTGATTGCCCACGGCGCACTGGGCTGGGGCGGCCTGCTGGCCGACGCCCGCCACGGCGATACCCGCAACCGTCTGCTCGAAAACCTCGGAAGAACCGCCTGA